From the genome of Argentina anserina chromosome 4, drPotAnse1.1, whole genome shotgun sequence, one region includes:
- the LOC126791816 gene encoding protein REDUCED CHLOROPLAST COVERAGE 2 encodes MAPKTGKAKPHKSKGDKKKKEEKVLPTVIEIIIETPDESQVTLKGISTDRILDVRKLLGVHVDTCHLTNFSLSHEVRGPRLKDTVDILSLKPCHLTIVEEDYTEEQAVAHIRRLADIVACTTSFGSSSSSSSSPRTPGSAPAPVRSNSKESGLDEVGRNGDEQNAVSKSKVSSPIPIAGEKGGEPAMYPPPKLGQFYDFFSLSNLTPPLHYVRRSSRPFLEDKTEEDLFQIDVRVCSGKPTTIVASRKGFYPAGKRPLITHSLVALLQQISRPFDAAYSAVMKAFTEHNKFGNLPYGFRANTWVVPPVVAENPSVFPPLPLEDENWGGNGGGQGRDGKHDNRPWGKEFAILAAMPCATAEERQVRDRKAFLLHSLFVDVSVLKAVAAIKSLIATHQSSLNDSTLSLQHEEKVGDLIIKIVRDAPDASIKVDCKNDGSQVLGIPQEEVTQRNLLKGITADESATVHDTSTLGVVVVRHCGFTAVVKVLLLAEVNWVGSPVPQDIEIEDQPEGGANSLNVNSLRILLQPSLSLQSSTTVQRSLSTDFENLRSARSLVRKVLEESLLKLQGGPSNFTKSIRWELGACWVQHLQNQASAKNDPKKNEEAKIEPAVKGLGRQGGLLKEIKKKMDIRSSKTEPGKEIIGGNNLDHNKNSDATSQEELQKREAEKEMIWRKLLPGASYSRLKESDTGLHLKSPDELIEMAHKYYADTALPKLVADFGSLELSPVDGRTLTDFMHTRGLQMCSLGRVVELADKLPHVQSLCIHEMVVRAYKHILQAVVAAVDNVADLAPSIAACLNILLGTPSAENGDGAITCDDALKWKWVESFLLKRFGWQWKHESVEDLRKFAILRGLCHKVGLELVPRDYEMDTSSPFRKSDIVSMVPVYKHVACSSADGRTLLESSKTSLDKGKLEDAVNYGTKALSKLVSVCGPYHRMTAGAYSLLAVVLYHTGDFNQATIYQQKALDINERELGLDHPDTMKSYGDLAVFYYRLQHTELALKYVNRALYLLHLTCGPSHPNTAATYINVAMMEEGLGNVHVALRYLHEALKCNQRLLGADHIQTAASYHAIAIALSLMEAYSLSVQHEQTTLQILQAKLGSEDLRTQDAAAWLEYFESKALEQQEAARNGTPKPDASISSKGHLSVSDLLDYITPDADMKAREAQRKARLKVKGKPGQNGEAVSDEYQKDENLLPSHPVAENLSDKENKSEAQLAEPRNEKSDSRLLEQSIVFATSDDLAQDDTSDEGWQEAVPKGRSLTGRKSIGSRRPSLEKLNTNFINTSQSSRYRGKTNTFTSPKTSPNEPASLTGPALPVSKKFVKSASFSPKPNNSSTSATGAVERLPNPKSAPSTPASTDPVVKSASPISVQSAGKLFSYKEVALAPPGTIVKAVAEQLPKGDLPNVQTSEGGQETPTIEIIVGDVTIKDIKEDKNQKPTGGKSEKGPSIIRAAKVKDSEAKESLEVVKHASVGVQVEAEAVELENPAFEGAKVQNVKVVPTVEISDTPQAPSTTASECQLSEALGPDSCLRTSSDSEPIPPLTTTNSPDTEGKLPNGNIVKAVPTDGEKVDEQETGKETSKKLSAAAPPFNPSPIPVFGSIPVPVPGFKDHGGILPPPVNIPPMLAVNPVRRSPHQSATARVPYGPRLSGGYNRSGSRVSRNKHSFQNGEHTGDGPPRIMNPHAAEFVPGQPWVQNGYPVSPNGFLPSPNGYPVSPNGYPVSPNGTPLTQNGSPTSPLSSDESSPVVTADIGVRTNPEEAAKVTDDKLSAQTECDNEPIEGKLQEEQSADNVDVRPEIEDKPIDTDTVPGDTSEEKEASNVVVEEKPSKCWGDYSDNEAEVIEVSS; translated from the exons ATGGCTCCCAAAACAGGGAAAGCCAAGCCACACAAATCCAAGggagacaagaagaagaaagaagagaaag TTTTGCCTACCGTAATCGAGATTATCATTGAAACACCGGATGAATCGCAAGTGACACTCAAG GGTATCTCTACGGACAGGATCCTAGATGTGAGAAAGCTGTTGGGAGTCCACGTAGACACATGTCATTTGACCAATTTCTCCCTATCCCACGAG GTGCGAGGACCCAGACTGAAAGATACCGTGGACATCCTCTCTCTCAAACCCTGCCACCTCACCATCGTCGAAG AGGACTACACGGAAGAGCAGGCAGTGGCTCATATCCGACGACTGGCTGACATCGTCGCCTGCACGACGTCGTTTGGGTCCTCCtcctcgtcttcttcttcgccCAGGACCCCCGGTTCTGCTCCCGCTCCGGTTCGGTCTAATTCGAAAGAGTCCGGTTTGGACGAGGTTGGCCGAAACGGAGACGAGCAGAATGCCGTTTCGAAGAGCAAAGTTTCGAGTCCGATTCCGATCGCCGGCGAGAAAGGTGGCGAGCCGGCAATGTATCCTCCGCCGAAGCTCGGCCAGTTCTACGACTTCTTCTCCTTGTCGAACCTCACTCCTCCACTCCACT ACGTCAGAAGATCTAGCCGTCCGTTTCTTGAGGACAAGACGGAGGAGGACCTGTTTCAAATTGAT GTCAGGGTTTGTAGTGGGAAGCCGACGACTATAGTTGCATCCAGAAAAGGGTTCTACCCTGCTGGAAAACGTCCTCTTATTACTCACTCTTTGGTTGCTTTGCTTCAACAGATAAGCCGCCCTTTCGATGCT GCATACAGTGCTGTCATGAAGGCCTTCACTGAGCACAATAAA TTTGGGAACCTTCCTTACGGTTTCCGAGCAAATACATGGGTAGTCCCTCCAGTTGTTGCTGAGAATCCGTCTGTTTTCCCGCCGCTTCCTCTAGAAGATGAAAACTGGGGAGGAAATGGGGGTGGGCAGGGAAGAGATGGCAAACATGATAACAGGCCATGGGGGAAGGAGTTTGCCATTCTGGCAGCAATGCCTTGTGCAACAGCAGAGGAGAGGCAAGTTAGAGATCGGAAGGCCTTTCTGCTTCACAGTTTATTTGTCGACGTCTCAGTTCTTAAAGCTGTTGCAGCTATTAAGAGCCTAATTGCCACTCATCAATCTTCCCTAAATGATTCCACTCTTTCACTTCAACATGAGGAAAAAGTTGGAGATTTAATCATTAAGATTGTTAGAGATGCACCTGATGCCAGTATAAAGGTGGATTGCAAGAATGACGGCAGTCAAGTTTTAGGAATTCCACAAGAAGAAGTTACTCAGAGAAACCTTCTCAAAGGCATAACAGCTGATGAGAGTGCAACCGTTCAT GATACTTCTACGCTAGGTGTTGTAGTTGTTAGGCACTGTGGATTTACTGCTGTTGTTAAAGTTTTACTTTTAGCTGAGGTGAATTGGGTGGGAAGTCCTGTGCCTCAGGACATTGAAATTGAGGACCAGCCGGAAGGAGGTGCAAATTCCTTAAATGTTAATAG CCTGAGAATCCTATTACAACCGTCATTGAGCCTTCAGTCATCAACTACAGTTCAAAGAAGCCTGAGTAcagattttgaaaatttacGTTCTGCTAGGTCATTAGTAAGGAAAGTACTCGAAGAAAGTTTGTTAAAGTTGCAGGGCGGACCATCTAATTTCACTAAGTCGATAAGATGGGAACTTGGAGCATGTTGGGTTCAACACCTGCAAAATCAAGCGTCAGCAAAAAATGATCctaagaaaaatgaagaagcTAAGATTGAGCCTGCTGTTAAGGGCCTGGGAAGGCAAGGAGGACTGCTGaaggaaataaaaaagaaaatggatATCAGGAGCAGTAAAACTGAACCAGGGAAGGAAATTATTGGTGGTAACAACCTTGATCATAATAAGAATTCAGACGCCACCAGTCAGGAGGAGTTGCAAAAGCGAGAAGCTGAAAAGGAAATGATTTGGAGAAAGCTACTTCCTGGTGCATCATACTCACGCCTCAAAGAATCAGATACCGGTCTCCACCTTAAG TCACCCGATGAGTTGATTGAAATGGCACACAAGTATTATGCTGATACTGCACTTCCAAAACTG GTTGCAGATTTTGGCTCCCTTGAACTTTCACCAGTTGATGGAAGGACATTGACAGATTTTATGCATACAAGGGGGTTGCAAATGTGTTCCTTGGGACGCGTG GTTGAACTCGCAGATAAGCTCCCTCATGTACAATCACTCTGTATCCATGAGATGGTTGTGCGGGCATACAAACACATACTGCAAGCTGTTGTCGCAGCAGTTGATAATGTTGCAGACTTGGCTCCATCAATAGCAGCATGTCTAAATATTCTCCTTGGGACCCCATCAGCTGAAAATGGGGATGGAGCCATTACTTGTGATGATGCGTTAAAATGGAAGTGGGTGGAAAGTTTTCTATTGAAGAGATTTGGATGGCAATGGAAACATGAAAGTGTTGAGGACTTGAGAAAGTTTGCCATTCTTCGTGGATTGTGCCATAAG GttggccttgagcttgtgccaAGGGACTATGAAATGGACACTTCGTCTCCTTTTAGAAAATCAGATATAGTAAGCATGGTCCCTGTGTACAAG CATGTTGCATGTTCATCTGCTGATGGACGCACACTTCTGGAATCTTCTAAGACATCTTTGGACAAAGGTAAACTGGAGGACGCTGTTAACTATGGTACCAAG GCGTTGTCAAAACTCGTATCGGTATGTGGGCCGTATCATCGAATGACTGCTGGAGCATATAGTCTTCTTGCTGTAGTACTGTATCACACTGGGGATTTTAATCAG GCAACCATCTACCAGCAGAAAGCATTGGATATTAATGAGAGAGAGCTCGGCCTTGATCATCCTGATACAATGAAAAGTTACGGGGATTTAGCGGTGTTCTACTACCGACTTCAACATACAGAGTTGGCCTTGAA GTACGTCAACCGTGCTCTGTATCTTTTGCACCTAACATGTGGGCCATCTCATCCAAACACGGCTGCCACCTATATCAATGTAGCAATGATGGAAGAAGGTTTGGGGAATGTCCATGTTGCTCTTAGGTACCTCCATGAAGCTCTTAAGTGCAATCAAAGGCTACTTGGAGCTGATCACATacag aCTGCTGCGAGCTATCATGCCATAGCCATCGCACTCTCTTTGATGGAGGCGTACTCGTTAAGTGTTCAGCACGAACAAACTACCTTGCAAATTCTGCAGGCAAAACTTGGGTCTGAGGATTTACGCACACAG GATGCGGCTGCATGGCTTGAATATTTTGAATCCAAAGCTTTGGAGCAGCAAGAAGCTGCACGGAATGGTACACCAAAGCCAGACGCCTCAATCTCTAGCAAAGGTCATTTGAG TGTTTCAGATCTTTTGGATTACATAACACCAGATGCTGATATGAAAGCAAGAGAGGCTCAAAGGAAAGCTCGATTGAAG GTCAAGGGAAAACCAGGTCAGAACGGGGAAGCTGTCTCTGATGAGTACCAGAAGGACGAAAATTTGTTACCAAGTCATCCTGTTGCAGAGAATTTGAGCGATAAAGAAAACAAGTCTGAAGCACAGTTAGCAGAACCTAGAAATGAGAAATCTGATTCACGTCTACTTGAGCAATCAATTGTATTTGCTACGAGTGATGATCTGGCACAAGATGACACCTCAGACGAAGGCTGGCAAGAGGCTGTTCCTAAAGGCCGGTCACTTACAGGTCGCAAATCTATTGGATCTAGGAGGCCAAGTCTTGAAAAACTGAATACGAACTTTATCAATACATCCCAGTCATCAAGATATCGAGGCAAGACCAATACTTTCACATCCCCTAAGACAAGTCCAAATGAGCCTGCTTCTTTAACTGGACCTGCTCTTCCAGTGTCAAAGAAGTTTGTCAAGAGTGCAAGCTTCAGTCCAAAGCCAAACAACTCTAGCACATCAGCTACTGGAGCTGTTGAGAGATTGCCAAACCCAAAGTCAGCACCATCTACTCCAGCTTCTACTGATCCAGTTGTCAAGTCTGCAAGTCCAATCAGTGTTCAGTCAGCTGGAAAGCTCTTTTCCTACAAAGAAGTTGCTTTGGCTCCACCTGGGACAATTGTGAAGGCAGTGGCAGAGCAGTTACCGAAGGGAGATCTTCCTAATGTACAGACTTCTGAGGGCGGCCAGGAGACACCTACAATTGAGATCATTGTTGGTGACGTGACAATAAAAGATATAAAGGAAGATAAAAATCAGAAACCCACAGGAGGGAAATCTGAGAAAGGCCCTTCTATTATACGAGCAGCAAAGGTGAAGGATTCTGAGGCAAAAGAGTCCCTGGAAGTTGTAAAGCATGCTAGTGTTGGAGTACAAGTTGAAGCTGAAGCTGTAGAATTAGAAAACCCTGCTTTTGAAGGCGCAAAAGTACAAAATGTAAAAGTTGTTCCTACGGTTGAGATATCTGACACTCCCCAAGCTCCAAGTACCACTGCTTCTGAATGTCAGTTGTCAGAAGCTCTGGGGCCAGACAGTTGCCTCAGGACTTCCTCTGATTCAGAACCTATACCTCCTTTAACCACCACCAACAGTCCTGATACAGAGGGAAAATTACCCAATGGCAACATAGTTAAAGCAGTGCCAACAGATGGGGAAAAGGTAGATGAACAAGAAACTGGAAAGGAGACGAGCAAAAAACTTTCTGCAGCCGCACCTCCTTTTAATCCATCACCCATTCCAGTTTTTGGCTCAATTCCGGTTCCAGTTCCAGGTTTCAAAGATCATGGAGGGATTTTGCCCCCACCTGTAAATATTCCTCCAATGCTTGCAGTTAATCCTGTCCGTAGATCACCTCATCAGTCAGCGACAGCAAGAGTTCCTTATGGTCCACGATTGTCTGGTGGCTATAACAGATCTGGAAGCCGGGTTTCACGTAATAAACATAGCTTTCAAAATGGCGAGCATACTGGGGATGGCCCTCCTAGAATTATGAACCCACATGCAGCTGAGTTTGTACCCGGCCAACCTTGGGTTCAAAATGGTTATCCAGTGTCGCCCAACGGTTTCTTGCCATCCCCAAATGGTTATCCTGTTTCACCAAATGGATATCCAGTATCACCAAATGGTACTCCATTGACTCAAAATGGTTCTCCGACATCTCCGCTCAGTTCAGACGAATCATCGCCAGTTGTGACTGCTGATATTGGTGTCAGAACAAACCCTGAAGAAGCTGCAAAAGTGACTGATGATAAGTTATCGGCACAAACTGAATGTGACAATGAACCAATTGAAGGAAAGCTGCAGGAAGAACAATCTGCAGATAACGTAGATGTTCGCCCAGAAATTGAAGATAAGCCAATTGACACGGATACAGTTCCTGGTGATACTAGCGAGGAAAAGGAGGCTAGCAATGTAGTAGTTGAAGAAAAACCAAGCAAATGTTGGGGAGATTATAGCGATAATGAAGCTGAGGTCATTGAGGTTAGTAGTTGA
- the LOC126792137 gene encoding uncharacterized protein LOC126792137 codes for MLNYYCALGGNEWTKGAYGGGRGKGKRKMFVAERSLICNKLWSSLLVKKNGRESGTVLAKRRDLPTENSSTQEGEFVFPRLTVLARGVVAVLGLGFIDAGYSGDWSRIGVITKETEELIKVAAFIVVPLCLFLIFSISKQQED; via the exons ATGTTAAATTACTATTGTGCCCTCGGAGGAAATGAATGGACAAAAGGAGCATAcggaggagggagagggaAAGGGAAAAGAAAGATGTTTGTGGCAGAAAGAAGCCTCATCTGTAACAAGCTCTGGTCCTCTCTGCTTGTGAAGAAAAATGGCAGAGAATCGGGAACCGTCTTGGCTAAGAGGAGAGATTTGCCGACTGAAAATTCAAGTACCCAAGAAGGAGAATTTGTGTTTCCCCGATTGACAGTTCTTGCTAGGGGTGTGGTGGCAGTGTTGGGACTAGGATTCATTGATGCAGG GTATAGTGGAGACTGGTCAAGGATTGGAGTGATCACAAAAGAGACTGAAGAATTGATAAAGGTTGCTGCATTCATAGTTGTTCCCTTGTGTTTGTTTCTTAtattttccatctccaaacaACAGGAGGATTGA
- the LOC126791828 gene encoding nuclear pore complex protein NUP43: MAIGAALSDPPKIHRFPQSNYIDSVRWLPPVSALDRLAVVAVFDSDSDSPSVEIHSYTQDPSPNLTPRAKWDPPSRVSSLTASPFSRRSLVAAATLSGSLHVLLTDAVDPWSFESELSVAEKALHDGSVSCVDVMDDGAECVTVGGDGRVNLVSVGEAELRCRRIFDSSGLVSFTSAKWASPSEFATGGLGFSLQWWDQRKPGGAVSQFKGDWNQRKSSGIVHSIDIHPSRKHTCLAGGSLGTVFAWDLRWPQQPLLLSGVGSGESTYSPCESEVWEVQYDPYIKSTNVGNGTSRILPTMICSEDGILAVVEQGEEPIELSAEPCAINSFDIDQQYPSDVIYSLEWESIAILTRS; encoded by the exons ATGGCGATAGGCGCAGCGCTCTCAGATCCTCCCAAGATTCACAGATTCCCACAATCCAACTACATAGACTCCGTCCGGTGGCTTCCCCCAGTCTCCGCCTTGGACCGCTTGGCCGTGGTCGCGGTTTTCGACTCCGATTCCGACTCACCCTCCGTAGAAATCCACTCATACACCCAAGACCCATCGCCCAATCTCACCCCTCGGGCGAAATGGGACCCGCCGTCGCGAGTGTCCTCTCTGACGGCCTCGCCATTCAGCCGCAGATCCCTAGTGGCCGCCGCGACGCTCTCGGGGTCGCTTCACGTGCTGCTCACCGACGCGGTGGACCCTTGGTCGTTCGAGTCGGAGCTTTCGGTGGCGGAGAAGGCGTTGCATGACGGAAGCGTTTCATGTGTGGATGTGATGGATGACGGGGCGGAGTGTGTCACTGTTGGGGGAGATGGGAGGGTCAATTTGGTCAGTGTAGGGGAGGCTGAGCTGAGGTGCAGGAGGATTTTCGATAGCAGTGGGCTGGTTTCGTTTACTTCGGCGAAATGGGCTTCGCCGAGTGAGTTTGCTACTGGAGGGTTGGGGTTCAGTCTGCAGTGGTGGGATCAGAGAAAGCCTGGCGGGGCGGTTTCTCAGTTCAAGGGTGACTG GAACCAAAGAAAATCTTCCGGGATTGTACATTCAATTGATATTCATCCATCAAGAAAGCACACTTGTCTG GCAGGAGGCTCTTTAGGTACTGTATTTGCATGGGATCTTAGATGGCCACAACAGCCACTATTACTCTCTGGCGTTGGGTCAGGTGAATCAACCTACTCCCCATGTGAAAGTGAGGTTTGGGAGGTTCAGTATGACCCCTATATAAAATCTACGAACGTAGGAAATGGTACTTCACGTATTTTACCTACTATGATATGTTCTGAGGATGGAATTCTTGCTGTCGTTGAACAGG GTGAGGAACCCATTGAGCTGTCGGCAGAACCTTGTGCAATCAACAGTTTTGACATAGACCAGCAATATCCTTCT GATGTGATATACAGCCTGGAGTGGGAATCTATAGCCATCTTGACAAGGTCATGA